A window of bacterium genomic DNA:
CGGGGGCCTGGGAGATTCCGGCGGTGGCGAAGCGGGTGGCTCCGAAGTACGACGCCACCATCTGTCTCGGCGCCGTCATCCGGGGCGGAACGCCCCACTTCAACTACATCGCCGCCGAGGTCGCCAAGGGCATCGCCCAGGTGGGCCTGTCCTGCGAGAAGCCGGTGGTCTTCGGCGTTTTGACCACGGACACCATCGAGCAGGCCATCGAGCGGGCGGGGGCCAAGGCGGGGAACAAGGGTGACGACGCGGCCCTGGCCGCGCTGGAATTGATGGACCTCTACGGCCAACTGAAATAATCCCCTCCCCCCCCTCTGGGGGGAGGGTTAGGGAGAGGGGTAATGTAGGGCGGGGATTCCCATCCCCGCCGTTTGTATGGGTCGAAATGGGAGCCGTTGATTTTCG
This region includes:
- the ribH gene encoding 6,7-dimethyl-8-ribityllumazine synthase, producing the protein MGVIKGKLKGKGKRVAVIASRFNEFITLRLLGACLDTLHRHEVEADDIDVIWCPGAWEIPAVAKRVAPKYDATICLGAVIRGGTPHFNYIAAEVAKGIAQVGLSCEKPVVFGVLTTDTIEQAIERAGAKAGNKGDDAALAALELMDLYGQLK